The Lytechinus pictus isolate F3 Inbred chromosome 15, Lp3.0, whole genome shotgun sequence genome contains a region encoding:
- the LOC129277823 gene encoding dynamin-1-like isoform X3, which yields MAGNKGMEDLIPVVNRLQDAFSAIGVGGLLDLPQIAVVGGQSAGKSSVLENFVGRDFLPRGSGIVTRRPLVLQLNHSKTEYGEFLHCKGKKFTDFDEIRKEIEAETDRVTGSNKGISNVPINLRVYSPNVLNLTLIDLPGMTKIAVGDQPVDIEMQIRNMVMEFVTNESTLILAVSPANSDLANSDALKIAKEVDPKGVRTIGVITKLDLMDDGTDASNILENKLLPLRRGYIGVVNRSQRDIEGKKDIKAALAAERKFFLSHQSYRHIADKMGTPFLQKVLNQQLTNHIRDSLPQLRNKLQAQEMSLEKEVAEYKNFSADDPTRKTKAMLQMVQHFGVNFEKRIEGSGDEINTNELSGGARINRIFHERFPFEVVKMEYDEKELRREISYAIKNIHGVRVGLFTPDMAFEAITKKQINRLKEPSVKCVDMVVNELNNVVRHSGEGMARYPRLREETERIVCTHIRERESKTKDQVLMLINIQLAYMNTNHDDFIGFANAQNKTDGSQKKKLGNQVIRKGWMNLHNISFMKGGAKDYWFVLTAESLGWFKDEEEKENKYMMNLDGLKLRDGEAGFMSRKHAFSLFNPENQNRNIYKDHKTLELSCQTSEEVDSWKASFLRAGVYPERIKDNDDEEDQKASDSAVSMDPQLERQVETIRNLVDSYMSIISKQIRDLVPKTCMALMINDTKDFILAEMLAHLYSTGDQASLMEESADEAQRRDEMLRMYQATKEALRIIGDINMSTKSTPLPPPVQNDDLIKPFNGPSVPIPSKRATPAPSSGGIRRPNPGRPVGNNAAPGPPAGGSRPGQPNIPGRPDMPNRPAPSVPRRPEAPTRPSPPIPDRPAVPSRPY from the exons AATATGGAGAATTTTTACACTGCAAAGGGAAGAAATTCACCGACTTTGACGAGATTCGCAAGGAGATTGAAGCAGAGACCGATCGTGTTACCGGTAGCAACAAGGGAATCTCTAACGTCCCAATCAACCTTCGTGTTTACTCGCCCAACG TACTTAACCTGACACTGATAGACTTGCCGGGTATGACGAAAATAGCCGTGGGAGATCAGCCCGTGGACATCGAGATGCAGATACGCAACATGGTGATGGAGTTTGTAACAAATGAAAGCACTCTTATCCTAGCCGTCTCTCCCGCCAACTCTGATCTGGCCAACTCAGATGCCCTCAAGATCGCCAAAGAAGTAGATCCAAAAG GTGTGCGTACCATCGGTGTCATCACAAAGCTGGATCTGATGGACGATGGAACAGATGCAAGTAACATCCTGGAAAATAAACTCCTTCCGCTGAGGAGAG GTTACATTGGTGTTGTGAACAGGAGTCAGAGGGATATCGAAGGTAAGAAAGACATCAAGGCCGCCCTCGCTGCTGAACGCAAGTTCTTTCTCAGCCATCAATCCTACAGGCATATAGCTGACAAGATGGGTACTCCATTCCTTCAAAAAGTCCTAAATCAG caactgaccaatcacattCGAGATTCACTGCCCCAGCTTCGGAACAAACTGCAGGCTCAGGAGATGTCCCTGGAAAAGGAGGTTGCAGAATACAAGAATTTCAGCGCAGATGACCCAACCAGGAAAACAAAAGCTATGCTGCA AATGGTCCAGCATTTTGGTGTGAACTTTGAGAAGCGAATTGAGGGTTCCGGGGATGAGATCAACACGAATGAGCTTTCAGGGGGAGCTCGAATCAACAGAATCTTTCACGAGAGGTTTCCCTTCGAGGTTGTCAAGATGGAATACGATGAGAAGGAGCTTAGGAGAGAGATCAGTTATGCTATCAAGAACATCCATGGTGTCAG GGTGGGTCTGTTCACACCAGACATGGCATTTGAAGCAATCACCAAAAAACAAATCAACCGTCTGAAAGAACCCTCGGTCAAATGCGTTGATATGGTTGTCAACGAACTCAACAATGTAGTCAGGCACTCGGGGGAAGGG ATGGCAAGGTATCCACGATTACGTGAGGAGACGGAGCGCATTGTCTGCACACATATTCGTGAGCGTGAGTCCAAGACCAAGGACCAGGTTCTCATGCTCATCAACATCCAACTAGCCTACATGAACACAAACCATGACGACTTCATCGGATTTGCCAA TGCGCAGAATAAAACTGATGGATCTCAGAAAAAGAAACTGGGAAACCAg GTGATTAGGAAAGGCTGGATGAATCTGCATAACATCAGTTTCATGAAGGGAGGAGCTAAAGATTACTGGTTTGTTCTCACTGCCGAATCCCTAGGATGGTTCAAAGATGAAGAG gaaaaagaaaacaagtacATGATGAATCTTGATGGCTTGAAGCTGAGGGATGGAGAAGCTGGATTTATGTCAAGGAAACATGCATTTTCTCTCTTCAATCCTGAAAATCAAAA TCGTAATATCTACAAGGACCACAAGACCCTGGAGCTGTCCTGTCAGACGTCAGAAGAGGTTGATAGTTGGAAGGCATCGTTCCTTAGAGCTGGAGTCTATCCTGAAAGAATCAAAGACAACGATGACGAGGAAGATCAG AAGGCCAGTGATAGCGCTGTATCGATGGATCCTCAACTAGAGAGACAAGTGGAAACAATCAGAAATCTAGTCGACTCCTATATGAGCATCATCAGCAAACAGATCCGAGACCTGGTACCAAAGACATGTATGGCTCTCATGATTAATGAT ACCAAGGATTTCATTCTAGCTGAGATGTTGGCTCATTTATATTCAACAGGAGATCAG GCATCATTGATGGAGGAAAGTGCAGACGAAGCGCAGCGTCGGGATGAAATGCTAAGGATGTACCAAGCTACCAAAGAGGCTCTACGTATCATAGGAGATATCAACATGTCCACCAAATCAACGCCATTACCTCCTCCGGTCCAAAATGACGACCTCATCAAACCATTCAATGG TCCCAGTGTACCTATCCCATCAAAAAG AGCGACCCCAGCCCCATCGTCGGGCGGTATTAGACGGCCTAACCCAGGTAGGCCTGTCGGGAACAATGCAGCACCGGGTCCACCTGCAGGCGGATCCAGACCAGGACAGCCCAATATACCAGGTAGACCAGACATGCCAAATAGACCAGCTCCTTCTGTTCCAAG GCGTCCTGAGGCTCCCACAAGGCCCAGCCCTCCCATACCAGATAGGCCTGCAGTACCTTCTAGACCATATTAG
- the LOC129277823 gene encoding dynamin-1-like isoform X4 → MAGNKGMEDLIPVVNRLQDAFSAIGVGGLLDLPQIAVVGGQSAGKSSVLENFVGRDFLPRGSGIVTRRPLVLQLNHSKTEYGEFLHCKGKKFTDFDEIRKEIEAETDRVTGSNKGISNVPINLRVYSPNVLNLTLIDLPGMTKIAVGDQPVDIEMQIRNMVMEFVTNESTLILAVSPANSDLANSDALKIAKEVDPKGVRTIGVITKLDLMDDGTDASNILENKLLPLRRGYIGVVNRSQRDIEGKKDIKAALAAERKFFLSHQSYRHIADKMGTPFLQKVLNQQLTNHIRDSLPQLRNKLQAQEMSLEKEVAEYKNFSADDPTRKTKAMLQMVQHFGVNFEKRIEGSGDEINTNELSGGARINRIFHERFPFEVVKMEYDEKELRREISYAIKNIHGVRVGLFTPDMAFEAITKKQINRLKEPSVKCVDMVVNELNNVVRHSGEGMARYPRLREETERIVCTHIRERESKTKDQVLMLINIQLAYMNTNHDDFIGFANAQNKTDGSQKKKLGNQVIRKGWMNLHNISFMKGGAKDYWFVLTAESLGWFKDEEEKENKYMMNLDGLKLRDGEAGFMSRKHAFSLFNPENQNRNIYKDHKTLELSCQTSEEVDSWKASFLRAGVYPERIKDNDDEEDQASDSAVSMDPQLERQVETIRNLVDSYMSIISKQIRDLVPKTCMALMINDTKDFILAEMLAHLYSTGDQASLMEESADEAQRRDEMLRMYQATKEALRIIGDINMSTKSTPLPPPVQNDDLIKPFNGPSVPIPSKRATPAPSSGGIRRPNPGRPVGNNAAPGPPAGGSRPGQPNIPGRPDMPNRPAPSVPRRPEAPTRPSPPIPDRPAVPSRPY, encoded by the exons AATATGGAGAATTTTTACACTGCAAAGGGAAGAAATTCACCGACTTTGACGAGATTCGCAAGGAGATTGAAGCAGAGACCGATCGTGTTACCGGTAGCAACAAGGGAATCTCTAACGTCCCAATCAACCTTCGTGTTTACTCGCCCAACG TACTTAACCTGACACTGATAGACTTGCCGGGTATGACGAAAATAGCCGTGGGAGATCAGCCCGTGGACATCGAGATGCAGATACGCAACATGGTGATGGAGTTTGTAACAAATGAAAGCACTCTTATCCTAGCCGTCTCTCCCGCCAACTCTGATCTGGCCAACTCAGATGCCCTCAAGATCGCCAAAGAAGTAGATCCAAAAG GTGTGCGTACCATCGGTGTCATCACAAAGCTGGATCTGATGGACGATGGAACAGATGCAAGTAACATCCTGGAAAATAAACTCCTTCCGCTGAGGAGAG GTTACATTGGTGTTGTGAACAGGAGTCAGAGGGATATCGAAGGTAAGAAAGACATCAAGGCCGCCCTCGCTGCTGAACGCAAGTTCTTTCTCAGCCATCAATCCTACAGGCATATAGCTGACAAGATGGGTACTCCATTCCTTCAAAAAGTCCTAAATCAG caactgaccaatcacattCGAGATTCACTGCCCCAGCTTCGGAACAAACTGCAGGCTCAGGAGATGTCCCTGGAAAAGGAGGTTGCAGAATACAAGAATTTCAGCGCAGATGACCCAACCAGGAAAACAAAAGCTATGCTGCA AATGGTCCAGCATTTTGGTGTGAACTTTGAGAAGCGAATTGAGGGTTCCGGGGATGAGATCAACACGAATGAGCTTTCAGGGGGAGCTCGAATCAACAGAATCTTTCACGAGAGGTTTCCCTTCGAGGTTGTCAAGATGGAATACGATGAGAAGGAGCTTAGGAGAGAGATCAGTTATGCTATCAAGAACATCCATGGTGTCAG GGTGGGTCTGTTCACACCAGACATGGCATTTGAAGCAATCACCAAAAAACAAATCAACCGTCTGAAAGAACCCTCGGTCAAATGCGTTGATATGGTTGTCAACGAACTCAACAATGTAGTCAGGCACTCGGGGGAAGGG ATGGCAAGGTATCCACGATTACGTGAGGAGACGGAGCGCATTGTCTGCACACATATTCGTGAGCGTGAGTCCAAGACCAAGGACCAGGTTCTCATGCTCATCAACATCCAACTAGCCTACATGAACACAAACCATGACGACTTCATCGGATTTGCCAA TGCGCAGAATAAAACTGATGGATCTCAGAAAAAGAAACTGGGAAACCAg GTGATTAGGAAAGGCTGGATGAATCTGCATAACATCAGTTTCATGAAGGGAGGAGCTAAAGATTACTGGTTTGTTCTCACTGCCGAATCCCTAGGATGGTTCAAAGATGAAGAG gaaaaagaaaacaagtacATGATGAATCTTGATGGCTTGAAGCTGAGGGATGGAGAAGCTGGATTTATGTCAAGGAAACATGCATTTTCTCTCTTCAATCCTGAAAATCAAAA TCGTAATATCTACAAGGACCACAAGACCCTGGAGCTGTCCTGTCAGACGTCAGAAGAGGTTGATAGTTGGAAGGCATCGTTCCTTAGAGCTGGAGTCTATCCTGAAAGAATCAAAGACAACGATGACGAGGAAGATCAG GCCAGTGATAGCGCTGTATCGATGGATCCTCAACTAGAGAGACAAGTGGAAACAATCAGAAATCTAGTCGACTCCTATATGAGCATCATCAGCAAACAGATCCGAGACCTGGTACCAAAGACATGTATGGCTCTCATGATTAATGAT ACCAAGGATTTCATTCTAGCTGAGATGTTGGCTCATTTATATTCAACAGGAGATCAG GCATCATTGATGGAGGAAAGTGCAGACGAAGCGCAGCGTCGGGATGAAATGCTAAGGATGTACCAAGCTACCAAAGAGGCTCTACGTATCATAGGAGATATCAACATGTCCACCAAATCAACGCCATTACCTCCTCCGGTCCAAAATGACGACCTCATCAAACCATTCAATGG TCCCAGTGTACCTATCCCATCAAAAAG AGCGACCCCAGCCCCATCGTCGGGCGGTATTAGACGGCCTAACCCAGGTAGGCCTGTCGGGAACAATGCAGCACCGGGTCCACCTGCAGGCGGATCCAGACCAGGACAGCCCAATATACCAGGTAGACCAGACATGCCAAATAGACCAGCTCCTTCTGTTCCAAG GCGTCCTGAGGCTCCCACAAGGCCCAGCCCTCCCATACCAGATAGGCCTGCAGTACCTTCTAGACCATATTAG
- the LOC129277823 gene encoding dynamin-1-like isoform X1, producing MAGNKGMEDLIPVVNRLQDAFSAIGVGGLLDLPQIAVVGGQSAGKSSVLENFVGRDFLPRGSGIVTRRPLVLQLNHSKTEYGEFLHCKGKKFTDFDEIRKEIEAETDRVTGSNKGISNVPINLRVYSPNVLNLTLIDLPGMTKIAVGDQPVDIEMQIRNMVMEFVTNESTLILAVSPANSDLANSDALKIAKEVDPKGVRTIGVITKLDLMDDGTDASNILENKLLPLRRGYIGVVNRSQRDIEGKKDIKAALAAERKFFLSHQSYRHIADKMGTPFLQKVLNQQLTNHIRDSLPQLRNKLQAQEMSLEKEVAEYKNFSADDPTRKTKAMLQMVQHFGVNFEKRIEGSGDEINTNELSGGARINRIFHERFPFEVVKMEYDEKELRREISYAIKNIHGVRVGLFTPDMAFEAITKKQINRLKEPSVKCVDMVVNELNNVVRHSGEGMARYPRLREETERIVCTHIRERESKTKDQVLMLINIQLAYMNTNHDDFIGFANAAKAKRTGRDQQKKIPNQVIRKGWMNLHNISFMKGGAKDYWFVLTAESLGWFKDEEEKENKYMMNLDGLKLRDGEAGFMSRKHAFSLFNPENQNRNIYKDHKTLELSCQTSEEVDSWKASFLRAGVYPERIKDNDDEEDQKASDSAVSMDPQLERQVETIRNLVDSYMSIISKQIRDLVPKTCMALMINDTKDFILAEMLAHLYSTGDQASLMEESADEAQRRDEMLRMYQATKEALRIIGDINMSTKSTPLPPPVQNDDLIKPFNGPSVPIPSKRATPAPSSGGIRRPNPGRPVGNNAAPGPPAGGSRPGQPNIPGRPDMPNRPAPSVPRRPEAPTRPSPPIPDRPAVPSRPY from the exons AATATGGAGAATTTTTACACTGCAAAGGGAAGAAATTCACCGACTTTGACGAGATTCGCAAGGAGATTGAAGCAGAGACCGATCGTGTTACCGGTAGCAACAAGGGAATCTCTAACGTCCCAATCAACCTTCGTGTTTACTCGCCCAACG TACTTAACCTGACACTGATAGACTTGCCGGGTATGACGAAAATAGCCGTGGGAGATCAGCCCGTGGACATCGAGATGCAGATACGCAACATGGTGATGGAGTTTGTAACAAATGAAAGCACTCTTATCCTAGCCGTCTCTCCCGCCAACTCTGATCTGGCCAACTCAGATGCCCTCAAGATCGCCAAAGAAGTAGATCCAAAAG GTGTGCGTACCATCGGTGTCATCACAAAGCTGGATCTGATGGACGATGGAACAGATGCAAGTAACATCCTGGAAAATAAACTCCTTCCGCTGAGGAGAG GTTACATTGGTGTTGTGAACAGGAGTCAGAGGGATATCGAAGGTAAGAAAGACATCAAGGCCGCCCTCGCTGCTGAACGCAAGTTCTTTCTCAGCCATCAATCCTACAGGCATATAGCTGACAAGATGGGTACTCCATTCCTTCAAAAAGTCCTAAATCAG caactgaccaatcacattCGAGATTCACTGCCCCAGCTTCGGAACAAACTGCAGGCTCAGGAGATGTCCCTGGAAAAGGAGGTTGCAGAATACAAGAATTTCAGCGCAGATGACCCAACCAGGAAAACAAAAGCTATGCTGCA AATGGTCCAGCATTTTGGTGTGAACTTTGAGAAGCGAATTGAGGGTTCCGGGGATGAGATCAACACGAATGAGCTTTCAGGGGGAGCTCGAATCAACAGAATCTTTCACGAGAGGTTTCCCTTCGAGGTTGTCAAGATGGAATACGATGAGAAGGAGCTTAGGAGAGAGATCAGTTATGCTATCAAGAACATCCATGGTGTCAG GGTGGGTCTGTTCACACCAGACATGGCATTTGAAGCAATCACCAAAAAACAAATCAACCGTCTGAAAGAACCCTCGGTCAAATGCGTTGATATGGTTGTCAACGAACTCAACAATGTAGTCAGGCACTCGGGGGAAGGG ATGGCAAGGTATCCACGATTACGTGAGGAGACGGAGCGCATTGTCTGCACACATATTCGTGAGCGTGAGTCCAAGACCAAGGACCAGGTTCTCATGCTCATCAACATCCAACTAGCCTACATGAACACAAACCATGACGACTTCATCGGATTTGCCAA TGCTGCTAAAGCCAAGAGGACTGGCCGAGATCAGCAAAAAAAGATTCCCAATCAG GTGATTAGGAAAGGCTGGATGAATCTGCATAACATCAGTTTCATGAAGGGAGGAGCTAAAGATTACTGGTTTGTTCTCACTGCCGAATCCCTAGGATGGTTCAAAGATGAAGAG gaaaaagaaaacaagtacATGATGAATCTTGATGGCTTGAAGCTGAGGGATGGAGAAGCTGGATTTATGTCAAGGAAACATGCATTTTCTCTCTTCAATCCTGAAAATCAAAA TCGTAATATCTACAAGGACCACAAGACCCTGGAGCTGTCCTGTCAGACGTCAGAAGAGGTTGATAGTTGGAAGGCATCGTTCCTTAGAGCTGGAGTCTATCCTGAAAGAATCAAAGACAACGATGACGAGGAAGATCAG AAGGCCAGTGATAGCGCTGTATCGATGGATCCTCAACTAGAGAGACAAGTGGAAACAATCAGAAATCTAGTCGACTCCTATATGAGCATCATCAGCAAACAGATCCGAGACCTGGTACCAAAGACATGTATGGCTCTCATGATTAATGAT ACCAAGGATTTCATTCTAGCTGAGATGTTGGCTCATTTATATTCAACAGGAGATCAG GCATCATTGATGGAGGAAAGTGCAGACGAAGCGCAGCGTCGGGATGAAATGCTAAGGATGTACCAAGCTACCAAAGAGGCTCTACGTATCATAGGAGATATCAACATGTCCACCAAATCAACGCCATTACCTCCTCCGGTCCAAAATGACGACCTCATCAAACCATTCAATGG TCCCAGTGTACCTATCCCATCAAAAAG AGCGACCCCAGCCCCATCGTCGGGCGGTATTAGACGGCCTAACCCAGGTAGGCCTGTCGGGAACAATGCAGCACCGGGTCCACCTGCAGGCGGATCCAGACCAGGACAGCCCAATATACCAGGTAGACCAGACATGCCAAATAGACCAGCTCCTTCTGTTCCAAG GCGTCCTGAGGCTCCCACAAGGCCCAGCCCTCCCATACCAGATAGGCCTGCAGTACCTTCTAGACCATATTAG
- the LOC129277823 gene encoding dynamin-1-like isoform X2, with translation MAGNKGMEDLIPVVNRLQDAFSAIGVGGLLDLPQIAVVGGQSAGKSSVLENFVGRDFLPRGSGIVTRRPLVLQLNHSKTEYGEFLHCKGKKFTDFDEIRKEIEAETDRVTGSNKGISNVPINLRVYSPNVLNLTLIDLPGMTKIAVGDQPVDIEMQIRNMVMEFVTNESTLILAVSPANSDLANSDALKIAKEVDPKGVRTIGVITKLDLMDDGTDASNILENKLLPLRRGYIGVVNRSQRDIEGKKDIKAALAAERKFFLSHQSYRHIADKMGTPFLQKVLNQQLTNHIRDSLPQLRNKLQAQEMSLEKEVAEYKNFSADDPTRKTKAMLQMVQHFGVNFEKRIEGSGDEINTNELSGGARINRIFHERFPFEVVKMEYDEKELRREISYAIKNIHGVRVGLFTPDMAFEAITKKQINRLKEPSVKCVDMVVNELNNVVRHSGEGMARYPRLREETERIVCTHIRERESKTKDQVLMLINIQLAYMNTNHDDFIGFANAAKAKRTGRDQQKKIPNQVIRKGWMNLHNISFMKGGAKDYWFVLTAESLGWFKDEEEKENKYMMNLDGLKLRDGEAGFMSRKHAFSLFNPENQNRNIYKDHKTLELSCQTSEEVDSWKASFLRAGVYPERIKDNDDEEDQASDSAVSMDPQLERQVETIRNLVDSYMSIISKQIRDLVPKTCMALMINDTKDFILAEMLAHLYSTGDQASLMEESADEAQRRDEMLRMYQATKEALRIIGDINMSTKSTPLPPPVQNDDLIKPFNGPSVPIPSKRATPAPSSGGIRRPNPGRPVGNNAAPGPPAGGSRPGQPNIPGRPDMPNRPAPSVPRRPEAPTRPSPPIPDRPAVPSRPY, from the exons AATATGGAGAATTTTTACACTGCAAAGGGAAGAAATTCACCGACTTTGACGAGATTCGCAAGGAGATTGAAGCAGAGACCGATCGTGTTACCGGTAGCAACAAGGGAATCTCTAACGTCCCAATCAACCTTCGTGTTTACTCGCCCAACG TACTTAACCTGACACTGATAGACTTGCCGGGTATGACGAAAATAGCCGTGGGAGATCAGCCCGTGGACATCGAGATGCAGATACGCAACATGGTGATGGAGTTTGTAACAAATGAAAGCACTCTTATCCTAGCCGTCTCTCCCGCCAACTCTGATCTGGCCAACTCAGATGCCCTCAAGATCGCCAAAGAAGTAGATCCAAAAG GTGTGCGTACCATCGGTGTCATCACAAAGCTGGATCTGATGGACGATGGAACAGATGCAAGTAACATCCTGGAAAATAAACTCCTTCCGCTGAGGAGAG GTTACATTGGTGTTGTGAACAGGAGTCAGAGGGATATCGAAGGTAAGAAAGACATCAAGGCCGCCCTCGCTGCTGAACGCAAGTTCTTTCTCAGCCATCAATCCTACAGGCATATAGCTGACAAGATGGGTACTCCATTCCTTCAAAAAGTCCTAAATCAG caactgaccaatcacattCGAGATTCACTGCCCCAGCTTCGGAACAAACTGCAGGCTCAGGAGATGTCCCTGGAAAAGGAGGTTGCAGAATACAAGAATTTCAGCGCAGATGACCCAACCAGGAAAACAAAAGCTATGCTGCA AATGGTCCAGCATTTTGGTGTGAACTTTGAGAAGCGAATTGAGGGTTCCGGGGATGAGATCAACACGAATGAGCTTTCAGGGGGAGCTCGAATCAACAGAATCTTTCACGAGAGGTTTCCCTTCGAGGTTGTCAAGATGGAATACGATGAGAAGGAGCTTAGGAGAGAGATCAGTTATGCTATCAAGAACATCCATGGTGTCAG GGTGGGTCTGTTCACACCAGACATGGCATTTGAAGCAATCACCAAAAAACAAATCAACCGTCTGAAAGAACCCTCGGTCAAATGCGTTGATATGGTTGTCAACGAACTCAACAATGTAGTCAGGCACTCGGGGGAAGGG ATGGCAAGGTATCCACGATTACGTGAGGAGACGGAGCGCATTGTCTGCACACATATTCGTGAGCGTGAGTCCAAGACCAAGGACCAGGTTCTCATGCTCATCAACATCCAACTAGCCTACATGAACACAAACCATGACGACTTCATCGGATTTGCCAA TGCTGCTAAAGCCAAGAGGACTGGCCGAGATCAGCAAAAAAAGATTCCCAATCAG GTGATTAGGAAAGGCTGGATGAATCTGCATAACATCAGTTTCATGAAGGGAGGAGCTAAAGATTACTGGTTTGTTCTCACTGCCGAATCCCTAGGATGGTTCAAAGATGAAGAG gaaaaagaaaacaagtacATGATGAATCTTGATGGCTTGAAGCTGAGGGATGGAGAAGCTGGATTTATGTCAAGGAAACATGCATTTTCTCTCTTCAATCCTGAAAATCAAAA TCGTAATATCTACAAGGACCACAAGACCCTGGAGCTGTCCTGTCAGACGTCAGAAGAGGTTGATAGTTGGAAGGCATCGTTCCTTAGAGCTGGAGTCTATCCTGAAAGAATCAAAGACAACGATGACGAGGAAGATCAG GCCAGTGATAGCGCTGTATCGATGGATCCTCAACTAGAGAGACAAGTGGAAACAATCAGAAATCTAGTCGACTCCTATATGAGCATCATCAGCAAACAGATCCGAGACCTGGTACCAAAGACATGTATGGCTCTCATGATTAATGAT ACCAAGGATTTCATTCTAGCTGAGATGTTGGCTCATTTATATTCAACAGGAGATCAG GCATCATTGATGGAGGAAAGTGCAGACGAAGCGCAGCGTCGGGATGAAATGCTAAGGATGTACCAAGCTACCAAAGAGGCTCTACGTATCATAGGAGATATCAACATGTCCACCAAATCAACGCCATTACCTCCTCCGGTCCAAAATGACGACCTCATCAAACCATTCAATGG TCCCAGTGTACCTATCCCATCAAAAAG AGCGACCCCAGCCCCATCGTCGGGCGGTATTAGACGGCCTAACCCAGGTAGGCCTGTCGGGAACAATGCAGCACCGGGTCCACCTGCAGGCGGATCCAGACCAGGACAGCCCAATATACCAGGTAGACCAGACATGCCAAATAGACCAGCTCCTTCTGTTCCAAG GCGTCCTGAGGCTCCCACAAGGCCCAGCCCTCCCATACCAGATAGGCCTGCAGTACCTTCTAGACCATATTAG